The Mesotoga sp. BH458_6_3_2_1 nucleotide sequence CACGTATCTTGTTCTGCCGATGGCCATTGGGGTTCTATCCTTAAGATACAGTCCGAAATGATGTGGAAAGTCTTCGCCAACAATGACCTTCAAGACCTTAGGCATCTTCAAAGCCTCAGAGTAATCGATGTCGATAATCTCACCATGAGCCACAGATGAACGAACAACTGATGCGTGAAGCAGTTCCGGACCGAATCGGAGATCGTCGGCAAATTGAAGTGTGCCTTCTGCCTTTTGGAGATCGTACTTTCTGGGTAACCACTTTCCAATTCCTGTCTTCGTCTTAATCGTCTTCACGCAGTTCACCTCCTCTTGCCTTTCCGGAGAGAATATCGGCGCTCTTCTTTACTGCCCTGATTATTGACAGGTAACCTGTGCATCTGCAAATGTTTCCCGAAAGGGCTTCTCTGATCTCCTCCTCTTCTGGCGATGGATTCTTCGATAGCAGAGCGTATGTTGTCATCACCATACCGGGTGTGCAGTAACCACACTGAATCGCCCCTTCATCTATGAAGGCCTGCTGAATTGGATGAAGTCTCCCTTTCTCCACAAGCCCCTCCACAGTAAGGATCTCTGCCCCTTCGGCTTCTCGCGCCAGTATTAGGCATGACTTCTGGGGAAGTCCATTCATGATTACGGTGCATGCACCGCACTCGCCCTCTTCACAACCTCTCTTGAGGCTAGTGACTCCGTATTCTCTCAAAGCGGTAAGAAGAGTCGTTCTATCTTCAACTACCAGAGTGGTCTTTCGACCGTTGATCGTCAGAATCACGTATTTGTCTTTCATCTGGGACCACCTTCTTCCGCTGGACCTCTTAGACAAATCGATATTGCTCTTCTTGTCAGTTCTCTTATCATATCAATCCTGTATTCTCTCGAAGCTCTCACGTCAGTAATGGGGTTGACTGCCTCCGCAGCAAGCCTTGCAGCGTTTTCAATAATGCTGTCGTCGATGATACTGGAAGAGTTTAGTAGCTTCTCGGACTCAACTGCTCTCAGCGGTCGGGGTGAGACGGCACAGAAAGCGATTCTAAACTCCCGCCTGTCACCCTTATGAAGGGTGCAGCATACTGCAGCCTGAGCAATATCGAGAGCCTCTCTCCTAATTGCCTTAAGGTAGCAACCGTTTGTTTCCACAAATGGAATCGCAATTCTTATACCTGTTACGATTTCCTCTTGACTCAGGGAAGTCCTCTTAGGCCCGGTTATGAAATCAGAAATCCGAACTTCCCTGGCGCCTTTCGATCCCACGATTTCGACCTTAGCTTCATAGCACATCAGAGGCGCTATCATGTCGCCGGAAGGGACCGCGGCACAGATATTGCCTACCACAGTAGCGCGGTTTCTGATCAAAGGATCGGAATGCGCTTTACAGGCCTGTACCAGGGCCGGAAAGTACCGGTTCATTGTGTTGTCTTCGATAACCTGATTTAGCGTTACAAGCGCTCTTATCTCTATGTTGTCATCGTTTATCACTATTCCTCTGAGCCCGTCGATCGAAGTCAGATCTACTAAGTATTCCGGCTCCTTAAGCGACTTGTGCAGCCAGACAATGACATCCGTGCCGCCGCTCTTCAGAATAGCCTTCTCTCCATGATTTTTGAGAATGTCTAAAGCTTCCGAGATCGAGCGCGGTCTTTCAAGAACGAAATCATGCATCCGTTATCGCCACTCTTTCAAATGTATTTATTCCTCTTCATCGAAAGCTACGATCCTGCTTATACAAGATTCTCCACCAACGAATCTCCATGGGAAACAGCCAATAACCATTCTCTTGTTCAATATCTTATCGATCTCTCCACCGACATTCTCGGCATGTATTATGTCGTACGGGAAGAGAAGCACGTGCATAAGCTGGTAGTCCTCGTCAGGGAAAATCTCCTGAAGAGATTTTCCATACTTTTTCTGCATATATCGATCGCACTCTTTTGCCTGAACAGGCATCCAGTCGCGAATCTTCGTGTTCATCGGATGGTCGGCCGAGCCGCAGTCGACTCCAATCCACTTTATCTTCTTTTTCTTGCACCACTCGGCAAATTCTCTGGTCGGCCCCGGATGCTTGATCATGTATCTAACTTCGTCTGCTTCCGGCTGATCAAAGGCATATTTGTGGTATCCTGTGTTGATTATAAGAATATCTCCTTCCTTGACCTCAACCCTATCTTCAATATCCTTTGATGTGTAGATTCCATAATCCTCCGCAATGTCTGAAAGATCCACGATAACTCCCGGAGCTACGAGCTCATTCAGAGGTATGCTTGCAATGTCTCTTCCGTGAGTACAGAAGTGAAGAGAACCGTCCAGATGGGTCCCGACATGGTTGGAGTGAGTCAATAACTGCCCGTTCGCTCCATTTGGGGCCAGCCTCTTGAAGAATTTTATTTGTAGAGGCTCGTAAGTTGGCCATGGGGGCGTGAGATGGCTGATCGGTTGAGATAGCTCATAGATCCTGATCTTGTCCCAGTTCTTAGGTACCATAGTTTACCTCCTTTATTTGGAATACTCCTCGACGAAGGCTTCTGCCGCCTTCACAAATGCTTCAGACGGCATCCTTACTATTCCTGCACCAACCTGTCCTTTTCCGGCCTCTCGATGAGCCGCACCCGTGTCCAGGATCGGTGTAATACCGGTCTCGACTACTTTGATAAGATCTATACCGGTCGGAGTTCCCCGGAAATTTAGCGAGGGGATTGTGAAATGCTTGTTCTCTCCAACACAGATTTCATACATCTCTTTTGTGTAATTCAGCGCGTCTTGGGGAGTACCACCGACAAACTGGACGATCGCAGGGGCCGCAGCCAGGGCAAAACCCCCAACCCCATAAGTCTCCATTATTGCGCTGTCCCCAATGTCACGATTAACATCTTCCCTTGTGAATCCAGGAAAGAGCAGAACATCTGGAAGAGCGGCCTGACACGTAAACCATCTCTTCTTAAGACCGGCCACTTGTATTCCAAAATCCGTCCCATTCCGCGCCATTACTGTCAGCATACTGGAGCCCTCAACATAGCCAACACTGTCCAACGAAACTTTTGCCGCAGCCATTCCTGGATTCAAGAAGAAATGATCGTTGCCGGCCATGAACCTGACGACCCTCGAAAGATCGGGATTATCGCTCTCCGCATCTATAAGTGAAGGCACGAGAGATCGAATTAGCAACGAGGTGGCTGCCCTGTTGCGATTGTGGAGTTCGTCTCCCATGTGAAGGGATTGGGAAATGAGGCTCTTCAAACTGAGGCCACCGGTGTCTGAAACGTATCTTCTTATTCCGCTTTTAAGAACGGGATAGAGCACTTCGCGCATCCAGTGAAGTCTTTCGATGACCTCATCGCTGAAGGCACCCATGCGCAAGACTTTCCCGAGTCCTTCGTTTAGAGTTGCATAGCTCTTCTTTCCGGAGTTCTTTTCTTCAATAATCCACACTGGCAAATTTGGCGATACTATTCCCGCCATCGGG carries:
- a CDS encoding (2Fe-2S)-binding protein produces the protein MKDKYVILTINGRKTTLVVEDRTTLLTALREYGVTSLKRGCEEGECGACTVIMNGLPQKSCLILAREAEGAEILTVEGLVEKGRLHPIQQAFIDEGAIQCGYCTPGMVMTTYALLSKNPSPEEEEIREALSGNICRCTGYLSIIRAVKKSADILSGKARGGELREDD
- a CDS encoding xanthine dehydrogenase family protein subunit M, with protein sequence MHDFVLERPRSISEALDILKNHGEKAILKSGGTDVIVWLHKSLKEPEYLVDLTSIDGLRGIVINDDNIEIRALVTLNQVIEDNTMNRYFPALVQACKAHSDPLIRNRATVVGNICAAVPSGDMIAPLMCYEAKVEIVGSKGAREVRISDFITGPKRTSLSQEEIVTGIRIAIPFVETNGCYLKAIRREALDIAQAAVCCTLHKGDRREFRIAFCAVSPRPLRAVESEKLLNSSSIIDDSIIENAARLAAEAVNPITDVRASREYRIDMIRELTRRAISICLRGPAEEGGPR
- a CDS encoding cyclase family protein; amino-acid sequence: MVPKNWDKIRIYELSQPISHLTPPWPTYEPLQIKFFKRLAPNGANGQLLTHSNHVGTHLDGSLHFCTHGRDIASIPLNELVAPGVIVDLSDIAEDYGIYTSKDIEDRVEVKEGDILIINTGYHKYAFDQPEADEVRYMIKHPGPTREFAEWCKKKKIKWIGVDCGSADHPMNTKIRDWMPVQAKECDRYMQKKYGKSLQEIFPDEDYQLMHVLLFPYDIIHAENVGGEIDKILNKRMVIGCFPWRFVGGESCISRIVAFDEEE
- a CDS encoding DUF1116 domain-containing protein, which codes for MNNTEQANSVALEKLLGAEPQIVDLGLAKDVIPGFGEKMILHAGPPITWERMSGPIIGAVTGAILYEGWADTPEKAKAFAAEGNISFDPCHHHDAVGPMAGIVSPNLPVWIIEEKNSGKKSYATLNEGLGKVLRMGAFSDEVIERLHWMREVLYPVLKSGIRRYVSDTGGLSLKSLISQSLHMGDELHNRNRAATSLLIRSLVPSLIDAESDNPDLSRVVRFMAGNDHFFLNPGMAAAKVSLDSVGYVEGSSMLTVMARNGTDFGIQVAGLKKRWFTCQAALPDVLLFPGFTREDVNRDIGDSAIMETYGVGGFALAAAPAIVQFVGGTPQDALNYTKEMYEICVGENKHFTIPSLNFRGTPTGIDLIKVVETGITPILDTGAAHREAGKGQVGAGIVRMPSEAFVKAAEAFVEEYSK